Proteins encoded within one genomic window of Phototrophicus methaneseepsis:
- the rsmA gene encoding 16S rRNA (adenine(1518)-N(6)/adenine(1519)-N(6))-dimethyltransferase RsmA, translating into MNPRELLDEYGIMPKKSLGQNFMHDPNTIEKIVATAKLMPVDTVVEVGPGTGQLTAQLAKAARHVIAVEVDERMQPILEDRFSDTKNVYFVYQDILKTDVLKLVGPGDFVVVANVPYYITTAIISHMLENYRRPRRLVITMQYEVAQRIIAKPGDMSVLSVSVQFYGKPEIVSRLKPAVFWPRPNIDSAVLSIECYDQPAVDVPSDEWFFKVVRAGFSQKRKQLRNALSGGLQINNKVAAALLGSANIDPARRAETLTLQEWATLTYAAVEELGWVKA; encoded by the coding sequence ATGAACCCTCGCGAACTGCTGGATGAATACGGCATTATGCCCAAGAAGAGCCTCGGCCAGAACTTTATGCACGATCCCAACACCATTGAGAAAATCGTCGCTACAGCGAAATTGATGCCGGTTGATACCGTGGTCGAAGTCGGCCCAGGGACCGGGCAGCTTACGGCCCAACTCGCCAAGGCAGCGCGCCATGTGATCGCTGTGGAAGTCGACGAGCGTATGCAGCCGATCCTGGAAGACCGCTTCAGCGATACGAAGAATGTCTATTTTGTCTATCAGGACATCCTCAAGACGGACGTGCTTAAATTGGTCGGCCCAGGTGATTTCGTCGTCGTGGCGAATGTACCTTACTACATCACGACTGCGATCATCAGCCACATGCTTGAAAATTACCGTCGGCCCCGGCGGTTGGTCATCACCATGCAGTACGAAGTCGCCCAGCGCATCATCGCCAAACCCGGCGATATGAGTGTGCTCTCCGTGAGCGTGCAATTTTACGGTAAGCCGGAGATCGTCAGCCGCCTGAAGCCTGCTGTCTTCTGGCCGCGCCCGAATATCGACAGCGCCGTTTTGTCCATTGAATGTTACGACCAGCCCGCCGTAGATGTTCCTTCTGATGAATGGTTTTTTAAAGTGGTACGGGCCGGCTTTAGCCAGAAGCGCAAACAACTGCGCAACGCGCTTTCCGGCGGTTTGCAGATCAATAACAAGGTCGCTGCGGCTTTGCTCGGCAGTGCCAATATTGATCCTGCTCGCCGTGCGGAGACGCTCACCCTGCAAGAGTGGGCAACCCTGACGTATGCCGCTGTGGAAGAACTGGGATGGGTGAAAG